The Nycticebus coucang isolate mNycCou1 chromosome 8, mNycCou1.pri, whole genome shotgun sequence genome has a window encoding:
- the GHRL gene encoding appetite-regulating hormone isoform X1 translates to MLSLGTICSLLLLSVLWVDVAMAGSSFLSPDHQKIHQRKESKKPPGKLQPRALEGWVRPEDGSQENGAEDELEIRFNSPLDVGIKLSGTQYQQHSQALGKFLQDILWEEAKEAPADR, encoded by the exons ATGCTCTCCCTGGGGACCATCTGCAGCCTACTGCTCCTCAGCGTGCTCTGGGTGGACGTGGCCATGGCAGGCTCCAGCTTCCTGAGCCCCGATCATCAGAAGATCCAC CAGAGAAAGGAGTCCAAGAAGCCACCAGGCAAACTGCAACCCCGAGCTCTAGAAGGCTGGGTCCGCCCAGAAGATGGAAGCCAGGAAAATGGGGCAGAGGACGAACTGGAAATCCGG TTCAACTCCCCCTTGGATGTTGGAATCAAGCTGTCAGGGACTCAGTACCAACAGCACAGCCAGGCCCTAGGGAAGTTTCTTCAGGACATCTTGTGGGAAGAGGCCAAAG AGGCCCCAGCGGACAGGTGA
- the GHRL gene encoding appetite-regulating hormone isoform X2, whose product MLSLGTICSLLLLSVLWVDVAMAGSSFLSPDHQKIHRKESKKPPGKLQPRALEGWVRPEDGSQENGAEDELEIRFNSPLDVGIKLSGTQYQQHSQALGKFLQDILWEEAKEAPADR is encoded by the exons ATGCTCTCCCTGGGGACCATCTGCAGCCTACTGCTCCTCAGCGTGCTCTGGGTGGACGTGGCCATGGCAGGCTCCAGCTTCCTGAGCCCCGATCATCAGAAGATCCAC AGAAAGGAGTCCAAGAAGCCACCAGGCAAACTGCAACCCCGAGCTCTAGAAGGCTGGGTCCGCCCAGAAGATGGAAGCCAGGAAAATGGGGCAGAGGACGAACTGGAAATCCGG TTCAACTCCCCCTTGGATGTTGGAATCAAGCTGTCAGGGACTCAGTACCAACAGCACAGCCAGGCCCTAGGGAAGTTTCTTCAGGACATCTTGTGGGAAGAGGCCAAAG AGGCCCCAGCGGACAGGTGA